In one window of Prionailurus bengalensis isolate Pbe53 chromosome B3, Fcat_Pben_1.1_paternal_pri, whole genome shotgun sequence DNA:
- the KHNYN gene encoding protein KHNYN isoform X1: protein MDPGLGGQAAMPTWGAGSPSPDRFAVSAEAEDKVREQQPYVERIFSVGMSVLPKDCPENPHIWLQLEGPKENASRAKEFLKGLCSPELQNEIHYPPKLHCIFLGAQGFFLDCLVWSTSAHLVPGLPGSLMVSGLTEAFVMAQSRVEELVERLSWDFQPGRSPRVSQCAGVLRDFSALLQPYGDAHREALLQLPLAVQEELLSLVQEASRGQGPHAIPPWVGGSPGPLGAQYQGVRALSSEGRESLHTGPTRWQESRGERHVMEKEGGKQGGPREMDLGWKELPGQEAWEKEGAFRSQPGGGEAGQVWPLTGKGLGKEGVPQDRGRFCVQSEPPGAQGPYPRAAQPRGASLLQRLHNGKASPPRVPSPPPAPEPPWHCGDRGDRGDKQQVVARGRGSPWKRGTRGGNLVTGTQRFQEALQDPFTLCLANVPGQPDLRHIVIDGSNVAMVHGLQHYFSSRGIAIAVQYFWDRGHRDITVFVPQWRFSKDAKVREGHFLQKLYSLSLLSLTPSRVMDGKRISSYDDRFMVKLAEETDGVIVSNDQFRDLAEESEKWMAIIRERLLPFTFVGNLFMVPDDPLGRNGPTLDEFLKKPVRAQGSSKAQHPSRAFTEHGHQQQGREEEEKGGGGIRKTRETERLRRQLLEVFWGQDHKVDFILQREPYCRDINQLSEALLSLNF, encoded by the exons ATGGACCCAG ggCTGGGTGGCCAAGCAGCCATGCCCACCTGGGGGGCTGGCTCCCCGTCCCCTGACCGCTTTGCCGTGTCTGCGGAGGCTGAGGACAAGGTGCGGGAGCAGCAACCCTACGTGGAGCGCATCTTCAGCGTGGGGATGAGTGTCCTCCCAAAGGACTGTCCTGAAAACCCCCACATCTGGCTGCAGCTGGAGGGCCCCAAGGAGAACGCCAGCAGAGCCAAG GAGTTCCTGAAGGGTCTCTGCAGCCCAGAGTTGCAGAATGAAATCCACTACCCACCCAAACTGCACTGCATCTTCCTGGGAGCCCAGGGCTTCTTCCTTGATTGTCTGGTCTGGAGCACATCAGCCCACCTGGTGCCTGGGCTGCCCGGCTCGCTAATGGTCAGTGGCCTGACTGAGGCCTTCGTCATGGCTCAGAGCAGAGTGGAGGAGCTGGTGGAGCGGCTGAGCTGGGACTTTCAGCCAGGGCGATCCCCCAGAGTCTCTCAGTGTGCTGGAGTGCTGAGAGACTTCTCCGCCCTGCTGCAGCCCTATGGGGATGCCCACAGAGAGGCCCTGTTACAGCTGCCCCTGGCTGTCCAGGAGGAACTGTTGAGTCTGGTGCAGGAGGCATCCAGAGGGCAGGGGCCCCATGCAATACccccctgggtgggggggagccCGGGCCCACTGGGTGCTCAGTACCAGGGAGTCAGAGCTCTCTCGAGTGAAGGCAGGGAGTCCCTGCACACTGGACCTACAAGGTGGCAAGAGTCAAGGGGAGAGAGACATGttatggagaaggagggagggaagcagggtggTCCCAGGGAGATGGATTTGGGGTGGAAGGAGCTGCCTGGGCAAGAGGCCTGGGAGAAAGAAGGGGCCTTCAGATCACagccaggaggaggagaggcagggcaggTATGGCCCCTGACAGGAAagggcctggggaaggagggggtgccTCAGGACAGAGGACGGTTCTGTGTCCAGAGTGAGCCTCCTGGTGCCCAGGGTCCCTATCCGAGGGCCGCTCAGCCCCGGGGAGCCTCCCTCCTCCAGCGGTTACACAATGGGAAGGCCTCACCTCCAAGGGTGCCTAGCCCTCCACCTGCACCCGAACCCCCGTGGCACTGCGGAGACCGAGGAGACAGGGGAGACAAGCAGCAGGTCGTGGCTCGAGGCCGTGGGTCTCCGTGGAAACGAGGTACCCGCGGGGGCAACTTGGTGACTGGCACGCAGCGTTTCCAGGAGGCCCTGCAGGACCCTTTCACCCTGTGCCTTGCCAATGTGCCTGGCCAGCCAGACCTCCGTCACATTGTCATTGATGGCAGCAATGTGGCCATGGT GCATGGCCTCCAACACTACTTCTCCAGCCGGGGCATTGCCATTGCTGTGCAGTACTTCTGGGACCGGGGCCACCGTGACATAACTGTCTTTGTGCCTCAGTGGCGCTTCAGTAAGGATGCCAAGGTCAGAG AGGGCCACTTCCTGCAAAAGCTATACTCCCtcagcctgctctctctcactccctcccgaGTCATGGATGGCAAGAGGATCTCCTCCTACGATGATAG GTTCATGGTGAAGCTGGCTGAAGAGACCGACGGGGTCATTGTCTCCAATGACCAGTTCCGGGACCTGGCGGAGGAGTCTGAGAAGTGGATGGCGATCATCAGGGAGCG CCTACTGCCCTTCACCTTTGTGGGAAACCTCTTCATGGTTCCTGATGATCCATTGGGGCGAAATGGCCCCACGCTGGATGAGTTCCTGAAGAAGCCAGTCAG GGCTCAGGGGTCTTCTAAGGCTCAGCATCCTTCCAGGGCTTTCACAGAACATGGTCATCAGcagcaggggagagaagaggaggaaaaaggcgGTGGTGGCATTCGGAAGACTCGGGAGACAGAGCGGCTCCGGCGCCAGCTGCTGGAGGTGTTTTGGGGCCAGGATCACAAGGTGGACTTCATCCTGCAGCGGGAGCCATACTGCCGGGACATCAACCAGCTCTCGGAGGCCCTACTGAGCCTCAACTTTTGA
- the KHNYN gene encoding protein KHNYN isoform X3 has product MDPGLGGQAAMPTWGAGSPSPDRFAVSAEAEDKVREQQPYVERIFSVGMSVLPKDCPENPHIWLQLEGPKENASRAKEFLKGLCSPELQNEIHYPPKLHCIFLGAQGFFLDCLVWSTSAHLVPGLPGSLMVSGLTEAFVMAQSRVEELVERLSWDFQPGRSPRVSQCAGVLRDFSALLQPYGDAHREALLQLPLAVQEELLSLVQEASRGQGPHAIPPWVGGSPGPLGAQYQGVRALSSEGRESLHTGPTRWQESRGERHVMEKEGGKQGGPREMDLGWKELPGQEAWEKEGAFRSQPGGGEAGQVWPLTGKGLGKEGVPQDRGRFCVQSEPPGAQGPYPRAAQPRGASLLQRLHNGKASPPRVPSPPPAPEPPWHCGDRGDRGDKQQVVARGRGSPWKRGTRGGNLVTGTQRFQEALQDPFTLCLANVPGQPDLRHIVIDGSNVAMVHGLQHYFSSRGIAIAVQYFWDRGHRDITVFVPQWRFSKDAKVREGHFLQKLYSLSLLSLTPSRVMDGKRISSYDDSLLPFTFVGNLFMVPDDPLGRNGPTLDEFLKKPVRAQGSSKAQHPSRAFTEHGHQQQGREEEEKGGGGIRKTRETERLRRQLLEVFWGQDHKVDFILQREPYCRDINQLSEALLSLNF; this is encoded by the exons ATGGACCCAG ggCTGGGTGGCCAAGCAGCCATGCCCACCTGGGGGGCTGGCTCCCCGTCCCCTGACCGCTTTGCCGTGTCTGCGGAGGCTGAGGACAAGGTGCGGGAGCAGCAACCCTACGTGGAGCGCATCTTCAGCGTGGGGATGAGTGTCCTCCCAAAGGACTGTCCTGAAAACCCCCACATCTGGCTGCAGCTGGAGGGCCCCAAGGAGAACGCCAGCAGAGCCAAG GAGTTCCTGAAGGGTCTCTGCAGCCCAGAGTTGCAGAATGAAATCCACTACCCACCCAAACTGCACTGCATCTTCCTGGGAGCCCAGGGCTTCTTCCTTGATTGTCTGGTCTGGAGCACATCAGCCCACCTGGTGCCTGGGCTGCCCGGCTCGCTAATGGTCAGTGGCCTGACTGAGGCCTTCGTCATGGCTCAGAGCAGAGTGGAGGAGCTGGTGGAGCGGCTGAGCTGGGACTTTCAGCCAGGGCGATCCCCCAGAGTCTCTCAGTGTGCTGGAGTGCTGAGAGACTTCTCCGCCCTGCTGCAGCCCTATGGGGATGCCCACAGAGAGGCCCTGTTACAGCTGCCCCTGGCTGTCCAGGAGGAACTGTTGAGTCTGGTGCAGGAGGCATCCAGAGGGCAGGGGCCCCATGCAATACccccctgggtgggggggagccCGGGCCCACTGGGTGCTCAGTACCAGGGAGTCAGAGCTCTCTCGAGTGAAGGCAGGGAGTCCCTGCACACTGGACCTACAAGGTGGCAAGAGTCAAGGGGAGAGAGACATGttatggagaaggagggagggaagcagggtggTCCCAGGGAGATGGATTTGGGGTGGAAGGAGCTGCCTGGGCAAGAGGCCTGGGAGAAAGAAGGGGCCTTCAGATCACagccaggaggaggagaggcagggcaggTATGGCCCCTGACAGGAAagggcctggggaaggagggggtgccTCAGGACAGAGGACGGTTCTGTGTCCAGAGTGAGCCTCCTGGTGCCCAGGGTCCCTATCCGAGGGCCGCTCAGCCCCGGGGAGCCTCCCTCCTCCAGCGGTTACACAATGGGAAGGCCTCACCTCCAAGGGTGCCTAGCCCTCCACCTGCACCCGAACCCCCGTGGCACTGCGGAGACCGAGGAGACAGGGGAGACAAGCAGCAGGTCGTGGCTCGAGGCCGTGGGTCTCCGTGGAAACGAGGTACCCGCGGGGGCAACTTGGTGACTGGCACGCAGCGTTTCCAGGAGGCCCTGCAGGACCCTTTCACCCTGTGCCTTGCCAATGTGCCTGGCCAGCCAGACCTCCGTCACATTGTCATTGATGGCAGCAATGTGGCCATGGT GCATGGCCTCCAACACTACTTCTCCAGCCGGGGCATTGCCATTGCTGTGCAGTACTTCTGGGACCGGGGCCACCGTGACATAACTGTCTTTGTGCCTCAGTGGCGCTTCAGTAAGGATGCCAAGGTCAGAG AGGGCCACTTCCTGCAAAAGCTATACTCCCtcagcctgctctctctcactccctcccgaGTCATGGATGGCAAGAGGATCTCCTCCTACGATGATAG CCTACTGCCCTTCACCTTTGTGGGAAACCTCTTCATGGTTCCTGATGATCCATTGGGGCGAAATGGCCCCACGCTGGATGAGTTCCTGAAGAAGCCAGTCAG GGCTCAGGGGTCTTCTAAGGCTCAGCATCCTTCCAGGGCTTTCACAGAACATGGTCATCAGcagcaggggagagaagaggaggaaaaaggcgGTGGTGGCATTCGGAAGACTCGGGAGACAGAGCGGCTCCGGCGCCAGCTGCTGGAGGTGTTTTGGGGCCAGGATCACAAGGTGGACTTCATCCTGCAGCGGGAGCCATACTGCCGGGACATCAACCAGCTCTCGGAGGCCCTACTGAGCCTCAACTTTTGA
- the KHNYN gene encoding protein KHNYN isoform X2 produces MPTWGAGSPSPDRFAVSAEAEDKVREQQPYVERIFSVGMSVLPKDCPENPHIWLQLEGPKENASRAKEFLKGLCSPELQNEIHYPPKLHCIFLGAQGFFLDCLVWSTSAHLVPGLPGSLMVSGLTEAFVMAQSRVEELVERLSWDFQPGRSPRVSQCAGVLRDFSALLQPYGDAHREALLQLPLAVQEELLSLVQEASRGQGPHAIPPWVGGSPGPLGAQYQGVRALSSEGRESLHTGPTRWQESRGERHVMEKEGGKQGGPREMDLGWKELPGQEAWEKEGAFRSQPGGGEAGQVWPLTGKGLGKEGVPQDRGRFCVQSEPPGAQGPYPRAAQPRGASLLQRLHNGKASPPRVPSPPPAPEPPWHCGDRGDRGDKQQVVARGRGSPWKRGTRGGNLVTGTQRFQEALQDPFTLCLANVPGQPDLRHIVIDGSNVAMVHGLQHYFSSRGIAIAVQYFWDRGHRDITVFVPQWRFSKDAKVREGHFLQKLYSLSLLSLTPSRVMDGKRISSYDDRFMVKLAEETDGVIVSNDQFRDLAEESEKWMAIIRERLLPFTFVGNLFMVPDDPLGRNGPTLDEFLKKPVRAQGSSKAQHPSRAFTEHGHQQQGREEEEKGGGGIRKTRETERLRRQLLEVFWGQDHKVDFILQREPYCRDINQLSEALLSLNF; encoded by the exons ATGCCCACCTGGGGGGCTGGCTCCCCGTCCCCTGACCGCTTTGCCGTGTCTGCGGAGGCTGAGGACAAGGTGCGGGAGCAGCAACCCTACGTGGAGCGCATCTTCAGCGTGGGGATGAGTGTCCTCCCAAAGGACTGTCCTGAAAACCCCCACATCTGGCTGCAGCTGGAGGGCCCCAAGGAGAACGCCAGCAGAGCCAAG GAGTTCCTGAAGGGTCTCTGCAGCCCAGAGTTGCAGAATGAAATCCACTACCCACCCAAACTGCACTGCATCTTCCTGGGAGCCCAGGGCTTCTTCCTTGATTGTCTGGTCTGGAGCACATCAGCCCACCTGGTGCCTGGGCTGCCCGGCTCGCTAATGGTCAGTGGCCTGACTGAGGCCTTCGTCATGGCTCAGAGCAGAGTGGAGGAGCTGGTGGAGCGGCTGAGCTGGGACTTTCAGCCAGGGCGATCCCCCAGAGTCTCTCAGTGTGCTGGAGTGCTGAGAGACTTCTCCGCCCTGCTGCAGCCCTATGGGGATGCCCACAGAGAGGCCCTGTTACAGCTGCCCCTGGCTGTCCAGGAGGAACTGTTGAGTCTGGTGCAGGAGGCATCCAGAGGGCAGGGGCCCCATGCAATACccccctgggtgggggggagccCGGGCCCACTGGGTGCTCAGTACCAGGGAGTCAGAGCTCTCTCGAGTGAAGGCAGGGAGTCCCTGCACACTGGACCTACAAGGTGGCAAGAGTCAAGGGGAGAGAGACATGttatggagaaggagggagggaagcagggtggTCCCAGGGAGATGGATTTGGGGTGGAAGGAGCTGCCTGGGCAAGAGGCCTGGGAGAAAGAAGGGGCCTTCAGATCACagccaggaggaggagaggcagggcaggTATGGCCCCTGACAGGAAagggcctggggaaggagggggtgccTCAGGACAGAGGACGGTTCTGTGTCCAGAGTGAGCCTCCTGGTGCCCAGGGTCCCTATCCGAGGGCCGCTCAGCCCCGGGGAGCCTCCCTCCTCCAGCGGTTACACAATGGGAAGGCCTCACCTCCAAGGGTGCCTAGCCCTCCACCTGCACCCGAACCCCCGTGGCACTGCGGAGACCGAGGAGACAGGGGAGACAAGCAGCAGGTCGTGGCTCGAGGCCGTGGGTCTCCGTGGAAACGAGGTACCCGCGGGGGCAACTTGGTGACTGGCACGCAGCGTTTCCAGGAGGCCCTGCAGGACCCTTTCACCCTGTGCCTTGCCAATGTGCCTGGCCAGCCAGACCTCCGTCACATTGTCATTGATGGCAGCAATGTGGCCATGGT GCATGGCCTCCAACACTACTTCTCCAGCCGGGGCATTGCCATTGCTGTGCAGTACTTCTGGGACCGGGGCCACCGTGACATAACTGTCTTTGTGCCTCAGTGGCGCTTCAGTAAGGATGCCAAGGTCAGAG AGGGCCACTTCCTGCAAAAGCTATACTCCCtcagcctgctctctctcactccctcccgaGTCATGGATGGCAAGAGGATCTCCTCCTACGATGATAG GTTCATGGTGAAGCTGGCTGAAGAGACCGACGGGGTCATTGTCTCCAATGACCAGTTCCGGGACCTGGCGGAGGAGTCTGAGAAGTGGATGGCGATCATCAGGGAGCG CCTACTGCCCTTCACCTTTGTGGGAAACCTCTTCATGGTTCCTGATGATCCATTGGGGCGAAATGGCCCCACGCTGGATGAGTTCCTGAAGAAGCCAGTCAG GGCTCAGGGGTCTTCTAAGGCTCAGCATCCTTCCAGGGCTTTCACAGAACATGGTCATCAGcagcaggggagagaagaggaggaaaaaggcgGTGGTGGCATTCGGAAGACTCGGGAGACAGAGCGGCTCCGGCGCCAGCTGCTGGAGGTGTTTTGGGGCCAGGATCACAAGGTGGACTTCATCCTGCAGCGGGAGCCATACTGCCGGGACATCAACCAGCTCTCGGAGGCCCTACTGAGCCTCAACTTTTGA